The following are encoded in a window of Qipengyuania soli genomic DNA:
- a CDS encoding heme lyase CcmF/NrfE family subunit, producing MIAEVGLAALWLAAALAALQMVAGFLAVRAGDETELAGLIRPAAVVQGVLVSISFVMLLWLFAVTDLSVKLVVANSHSMKPLVFKIAGAWGNHEGSMLLWVTVMALAGALIALVERRLPERTMQATLAAQGVVSLGFYAFLLFSSNPFERLPTPAAEGMGLNPLLQDLGLAFHPPTLYLGYVGLSVAFSFAVGALLTRQVTPDFARAMRPWVLGAWVFLTVGITAGSYWAYYELGWGGWWFWDPVENASLMPWLAATALLHSASVLASRDALRVWTIMLGVVAFSMSMVGTFLVRSGILTSVHAFAVDPERGSFILMLLTLYIGGALLLFSLRAGTVSEGERFAVASREGALVFNNVMLSAILAIVLLGTLYPLVTEAFDVRVSVGPPYFNPVGAIFTVPMLVVMAVGPLLRWRRDRLDRVRNEIAIIAALTLAAIVLFSLVAQVELLPLLGLALGLAVGVGSLLPLRGRKLTRVPIATWGMVVAHFGIAVALLGMASESAFSKERLAAVEIGQSTTVGPWTITLQGVEPVAGPNWTAIEGRMAASYAGGEPTIIDPQARNFWAPPQQTTESALVTRWNGQLYAVMGDRAPDGRWQLRLWWKPFVPLIWLGGLLVAFGGVLALVGRVLADLKRREVVRRMASRRAEQEKLA from the coding sequence ATGATTGCAGAGGTCGGACTTGCTGCCCTGTGGCTCGCCGCCGCGCTCGCCGCGCTGCAGATGGTTGCGGGCTTCCTTGCAGTTCGGGCTGGCGACGAGACCGAACTTGCCGGGCTGATCCGGCCCGCCGCCGTTGTGCAGGGCGTCCTTGTTTCGATTTCTTTCGTCATGCTGCTGTGGCTGTTCGCGGTCACAGACCTGTCGGTGAAGCTGGTCGTCGCGAATTCGCACTCGATGAAGCCGCTGGTGTTCAAGATCGCCGGTGCATGGGGCAATCACGAAGGCTCGATGTTGCTATGGGTCACCGTCATGGCTCTGGCGGGGGCACTCATCGCACTCGTCGAGCGCCGCCTGCCGGAACGCACCATGCAGGCGACACTGGCCGCGCAGGGCGTGGTTTCGCTGGGCTTCTATGCATTTCTCCTGTTCAGCTCGAACCCCTTCGAGCGACTTCCGACACCGGCAGCGGAAGGGATGGGACTCAACCCGCTGCTGCAGGATCTCGGTCTCGCCTTCCACCCGCCGACGCTCTATCTGGGCTATGTCGGCCTCTCGGTTGCCTTCAGCTTCGCTGTCGGCGCGCTGCTGACGCGGCAGGTGACCCCCGATTTTGCCCGCGCAATGCGCCCCTGGGTGCTCGGCGCCTGGGTGTTCCTGACCGTGGGCATCACCGCCGGCAGCTACTGGGCCTATTACGAGCTGGGCTGGGGCGGCTGGTGGTTCTGGGACCCGGTCGAAAATGCCTCGCTGATGCCGTGGCTTGCCGCGACCGCGCTGCTGCATTCGGCGAGCGTCCTCGCCAGCCGCGATGCGCTGCGCGTGTGGACGATCATGCTTGGTGTGGTCGCCTTTTCGATGAGCATGGTCGGCACCTTCCTCGTGCGTTCGGGCATCTTGACCAGCGTCCACGCCTTCGCCGTCGATCCCGAGCGCGGCAGTTTCATCCTCATGCTCCTTACGCTCTACATCGGCGGGGCGCTTTTGCTGTTCAGCCTGCGCGCCGGGACAGTGAGCGAGGGCGAGCGCTTCGCCGTCGCCAGCCGCGAGGGCGCGCTGGTGTTCAACAACGTCATGCTCAGCGCCATCCTGGCGATAGTCCTGCTCGGCACGCTCTACCCGCTGGTGACCGAGGCCTTCGACGTGCGCGTTTCGGTTGGTCCTCCCTATTTCAACCCGGTCGGCGCGATCTTCACTGTGCCCATGCTTGTGGTGATGGCCGTAGGGCCGCTGCTGCGCTGGCGGCGCGACCGGCTCGACCGCGTCCGCAACGAAATCGCCATTATCGCTGCCCTGACGCTGGCGGCGATTGTCCTCTTCAGCCTTGTCGCGCAGGTCGAACTCCTGCCGCTACTCGGCCTCGCGCTCGGACTTGCCGTCGGTGTCGGCAGCCTCCTGCCGCTGCGCGGGCGCAAGCTCACCCGCGTGCCCATTGCGACTTGGGGGATGGTCGTCGCCCACTTCGGCATCGCTGTCGCTCTGCTTGGCATGGCGAGCGAGAGCGCCTTCTCGAAGGAACGCCTCGCCGCTGTCGAAATCGGGCAGAGCACCACGGTCGGCCCGTGGACGATCACCTTGCAGGGCGTCGAGCCGGTCGCGGGACCCAACTGGACCGCCATCGAAGGGCGCATGGCCGCGAGCTATGCCGGCGGCGAGCCGACCATCATCGACCCGCAGGCGCGCAATTTCTGGGCGCCTCCGCAGCAGACCACGGAAAGCGCACTGGTGACCCGCTGGAACGGCCAGCTCTACGCCGTCATGGGTGACCGCGCGCCCGACGGACGCTGGCAGCTGCGCCTCTGGTGGAAACCCTTCGTCCCGTTGATCTGGCTCGGTGGACTACTCGTGGCCTTCGGCGGGGTTCTCGCGCTCGTCGGACGCGTGCTGGCCGATCTCAAGCGGCGCGAGGTCGTGCGCCGCATGGCATCGCGCCGGGCCGAGCAGGAGAAACTCGCATGA
- a CDS encoding DsbE family thiol:disulfide interchange protein codes for MSWRLWVPLLLFSAFLGLAAYQLTQPKDEFVESRMIGKELPYFALPPAMEGSLGAANADFKDGKPRLLNIWASWCVPCIAEAPHLDALKRQGVEIVGIAIRDRPEDVARFLAQHGNPYSRIGRDDLSEVQLAIGSSGVPETFVIDGKGVIRYQHIGDVRAENVPMLLKKLREAGQ; via the coding sequence ATGAGCTGGCGCCTGTGGGTCCCGCTGCTGCTGTTCTCGGCCTTCCTCGGCCTTGCCGCCTACCAGCTGACGCAGCCCAAGGACGAGTTCGTCGAAAGCCGCATGATCGGTAAGGAGCTCCCCTATTTCGCGCTCCCGCCCGCGATGGAGGGTTCGCTGGGGGCGGCCAATGCCGACTTCAAGGACGGCAAGCCGCGCCTGCTCAACATCTGGGCGAGCTGGTGCGTGCCGTGCATTGCCGAAGCGCCGCATCTCGATGCGTTGAAGCGTCAGGGCGTCGAGATCGTCGGCATCGCCATCCGCGACCGGCCCGAGGACGTTGCGCGCTTCCTTGCGCAGCACGGCAATCCCTATTCCCGCATCGGCCGCGACGACCTGTCGGAGGTGCAGCTGGCGATCGGTTCGTCGGGTGTCCCCGAGACCTTCGTGATCGATGGCAAGGGCGTCATCCGTTACCAGCACATCGGTGATGTGCGGGCCGAGAATGTGCCCATGTTGCTCAAAAAGCTGCGCGAGGCGGGACAATGA
- a CDS encoding cytochrome c-type biogenesis protein — MKRFILLLNMVFALALFGPAHAQDTMPPAPYAYRQLDDPAQEAKAQELMETLRCLKCQSQSIADSDAPMAGDMRHQVRIRIAAGEDPESIRAWLMERYGDYVSYKPEVSASTWPLFAVPLLLVLVAGAILYRRFGRRG; from the coding sequence ATGAAGCGCTTCATTCTGCTGCTTAACATGGTGTTCGCTCTTGCGCTGTTCGGTCCCGCGCATGCGCAGGACACCATGCCGCCCGCGCCCTATGCCTATCGCCAGCTCGACGATCCGGCACAAGAAGCGAAGGCGCAGGAACTGATGGAGACGCTGCGCTGCCTCAAGTGCCAGTCGCAGTCGATCGCCGACAGCGATGCGCCGATGGCAGGCGACATGCGCCACCAGGTCCGCATCCGCATCGCGGCGGGCGAGGATCCGGAGTCGATCCGCGCCTGGCTGATGGAGCGCTATGGCGATTACGTCAGCTACAAGCCCGAAGTGAGCGCATCGACCTGGCCGCTGTTCGCCGTTCCCCTGCTGCTGGTGCTGGTCGCCGGGGCGATCCTCTATCGTCGCTTCGGGAGGCGCGGATGA
- a CDS encoding tetratricopeptide repeat protein: MTWLPIIALAALTFGIAVYALKLPRSLWMLFAAALLFGLAGYAMQGSPDLASAPAAGPSAQQSETGELLVEARREFYPDTALPSRFVVTADAFARRGQFEHAANFLRNAVSENPRDGEAWLALGNALVEHANGQLTAAALYAYSQAEEVQPGNPAPTYFLGLALLRAGQPGQTRALWSELLEEAPADAAWRPALEMRLQRLDALLGIGPAPDSSGTGQ; encoded by the coding sequence ATGACCTGGCTCCCGATCATAGCGCTGGCTGCGCTGACTTTCGGCATCGCGGTTTACGCCCTCAAGCTGCCGCGCAGCCTGTGGATGCTGTTTGCCGCCGCGCTCCTTTTCGGCCTTGCGGGCTATGCCATGCAGGGCTCGCCGGACCTGGCTTCGGCTCCTGCGGCCGGCCCGTCCGCCCAGCAGTCCGAAACTGGCGAATTGCTGGTCGAGGCGCGGCGCGAGTTCTATCCCGACACTGCGCTTCCCTCGCGCTTCGTGGTGACCGCCGATGCCTTCGCGCGGCGCGGACAGTTCGAGCATGCCGCAAATTTCCTGCGCAATGCGGTCTCGGAAAATCCTCGCGATGGCGAGGCCTGGCTGGCGCTGGGCAATGCGCTGGTCGAGCATGCGAACGGCCAGCTTACCGCGGCGGCCCTCTACGCCTATTCGCAGGCCGAGGAAGTGCAGCCGGGCAATCCCGCACCGACCTATTTCCTCGGTCTTGCGCTGTTGCGCGCGGGCCAGCCGGGACAGACCCGTGCATTGTGGAGCGAACTGCTCGAAGAAGCGCCGGCCGATGCAGCATGGCGCCCGGCGCTCGAAATGCGCCTCCAGCGGCTCGATGCCCTGCTCGGCATCGGTCCTGCGCCCGATAGTTCCGGAACAGGACAGTAA
- a CDS encoding potassium transporter Kup gives MSDAVVPQTAVPNEVDGDGDHSHGHGSSSKAALAIGAVGVVFGDIGTSPLYAFRETFLGEHSLAIDKLHIYGVVSLIFWSMTLIVSIQYVTILMRADNKGQGGTLALVAKLSRHIGATRYGWITVLLGVFATALFYGDSMITPAISVLSAVEGLTVVNAGLEPLVIPIALVLLVGLFLIQKRGTATVGKLFAPIMIVYFVTIAVLGVIHIVQNPYILQALNPWYAVQFFLTDKWIAFLALGSVVLAVTGAEALYSDMGHFGRGPMRLSWFGFVMPCLLMNYFGQGAMIAAMDPAQTAIAMQSPFFNMAPEQFRLPLVLLATCATFIASQAVISGAFSITHQAIQLGFIPRLSTAHTSATHHGQIYIPFINNALMVAVILLVLMFQNSSNLAAAYGIAVTGAMFIDTLLMGVLLVAVWKWRWWMALPVFVLFIFVDGAYFFANLPKVPYGGWFPLMIGAIAFTLLTTWSKGRKLMRERMSEVALPIEIFAKSAKNSATRVPGTAIFMASQTAGVPSALLHNIKHNKVLHERVVILTVLIAEVPYIDPAERCEMTDLGDGFYRVVLHYGFMEETNVPEGLKQMQRCGGEFDMMHTSFFLSRQTLIASPKPGMPIWREKVFAWMLRNAATAMDFFRLPTNRVVELGSQLEI, from the coding sequence ATGAGCGATGCCGTCGTGCCGCAAACCGCCGTGCCCAACGAAGTTGATGGCGACGGCGACCATTCGCACGGGCACGGCTCGAGTTCGAAGGCCGCTCTGGCCATCGGTGCGGTCGGTGTCGTCTTCGGCGATATCGGTACGAGCCCGCTCTACGCGTTCCGCGAAACCTTCCTTGGCGAACACAGCCTCGCGATCGACAAGCTGCATATCTATGGTGTGGTCAGCCTGATCTTCTGGTCGATGACGCTGATCGTCTCGATCCAGTACGTCACCATCCTGATGCGCGCCGACAACAAGGGGCAGGGCGGCACGCTGGCCCTCGTCGCCAAGCTGTCGCGCCATATCGGGGCGACGAGGTACGGCTGGATTACCGTGCTGCTGGGCGTCTTCGCCACGGCGCTGTTCTACGGCGACAGCATGATCACTCCCGCGATTTCGGTCCTTTCCGCGGTCGAGGGTCTGACGGTCGTCAACGCCGGTCTCGAACCGCTGGTCATTCCCATCGCACTCGTCTTGCTGGTCGGGCTGTTCCTGATCCAGAAACGGGGAACGGCGACGGTCGGCAAGCTCTTCGCGCCGATCATGATCGTCTACTTCGTCACGATCGCTGTGCTGGGCGTGATTCACATCGTCCAGAACCCCTACATCCTCCAGGCTCTCAATCCCTGGTATGCGGTGCAATTCTTCCTCACCGACAAGTGGATCGCCTTCCTCGCGCTGGGTTCGGTCGTGCTGGCCGTGACGGGCGCAGAGGCGCTTTATTCCGACATGGGCCACTTCGGTCGCGGGCCGATGCGCCTGTCGTGGTTCGGCTTCGTCATGCCGTGCCTGCTGATGAACTACTTCGGACAGGGCGCGATGATTGCGGCGATGGACCCGGCCCAGACCGCCATCGCCATGCAGAGCCCGTTCTTCAACATGGCACCCGAGCAGTTCCGGCTTCCACTGGTCCTGCTGGCCACCTGCGCCACGTTTATCGCCAGCCAGGCAGTGATCAGCGGGGCCTTTTCGATCACCCACCAGGCGATCCAGCTGGGCTTCATCCCGCGCCTGTCGACCGCGCACACCAGCGCGACCCATCACGGGCAGATCTACATCCCCTTCATCAATAATGCGCTGATGGTGGCGGTCATCCTGCTGGTGCTGATGTTCCAGAATTCCAGCAACCTTGCCGCGGCCTACGGCATCGCCGTGACCGGCGCGATGTTCATCGACACGCTGCTGATGGGCGTGCTGCTGGTGGCCGTGTGGAAATGGCGCTGGTGGATGGCGCTGCCGGTCTTCGTGCTCTTCATCTTCGTCGACGGCGCATACTTCTTCGCCAACCTGCCCAAGGTGCCTTACGGCGGCTGGTTCCCTCTGATGATCGGCGCGATCGCCTTCACCCTGCTGACGACCTGGTCGAAGGGCCGCAAGCTGATGCGCGAGCGCATGAGCGAAGTTGCGCTGCCGATCGAAATCTTCGCCAAGAGTGCCAAGAACAGCGCCACCCGCGTTCCCGGCACGGCAATCTTCATGGCCAGCCAGACCGCCGGCGTGCCGAGCGCACTGCTGCACAACATCAAGCACAACAAGGTGCTCCACGAACGCGTGGTCATCCTGACCGTGCTGATCGCCGAGGTGCCCTACATCGATCCCGCGGAACGCTGCGAGATGACGGACCTTGGCGACGGTTTCTACCGCGTCGTCCTGCACTATGGTTTCATGGAAGAAACCAACGTGCCCGAAGGCCTCAAGCAGATGCAGCGTTGCGGCGGCGAATTCGACATGATGCACACCAGCTTCTTCCTCAGCCGCCAGACCCTGATCGCCAGCCCCAAGCCGGGCATGCCGATCTGGCGGGAAAAGGTGTTCGCCTGGATGCTGCGCAACGCCGCGACCGCGATGGACTTCTTCCGCCTGCCGACCAACCGCGTGGTGGAACTGGGCAGCCAGCTGGAAATTTAG
- a CDS encoding TIR domain-containing protein has translation MSAPDIFLSYSHEDAKRAKLFADALAGEGFEVWWDIALRTGETFDTEIEQALKAAKAVVVLWSRSSVDSRWVRAEATFADRYRTLVPVMIEPCDRPIMFELTHTAELSHWLGDLFDPAWRVFLGDVRTCVGLSQSPLTKASARDPLPPIDQLAVAVLPFVNMSSDPEQEHFSDGITEDIITDLSRVSELRVIPRSSVFTFKGKNVDTAVIARQLNVTHLLEGSVRRSGNRVRLTAQLIDAATSNHVWAQRYDRELSDIFDLQDELSTAIIEALKLRLVPTAPGTCALPGTRNLEAYDLFNRARALAGTMEIARLFSAPDLYRQCLAIDPDFGQAWVDYGLTLFTVLTYMPKNLFDSWEDLDLACKRSIELAPDNNTSLSLTAYKAQWEYDWPAAAAAISRIETIPDWSTGLLSVQWGLGYLADGIETCLAWCKSEPMILQSSLSLQMAFDLAHRPEEAAREYIRSKSLLGSRSATDLFAMYRAMVAGDHDAARGHLQAIVDQGEFPGVFWQDVLDRFDDPPNALQYLRGDFSNPEADHTLRMLLIAEFAAYFGDEDLAFAALRKGLVEQRHGFGVIHLWFPIYRELRKSPRFKQILVDIGLVDFWRKSGRWGDFVRPLGDDDFELIG, from the coding sequence TTGTCTGCACCAGACATCTTCCTGTCTTACAGCCATGAAGACGCGAAGCGCGCAAAGCTGTTCGCCGATGCCTTGGCGGGCGAAGGCTTCGAAGTGTGGTGGGATATCGCCCTGCGCACGGGGGAAACTTTCGACACGGAAATCGAGCAGGCGCTAAAGGCCGCCAAGGCGGTGGTAGTGTTGTGGTCCAGGAGTTCGGTGGACAGTCGCTGGGTCAGGGCGGAAGCGACTTTCGCGGACCGATATCGAACATTGGTCCCCGTCATGATCGAGCCATGCGACAGGCCGATCATGTTCGAACTGACGCATACGGCAGAGCTTTCGCACTGGCTGGGTGACCTTTTCGATCCTGCCTGGCGTGTTTTTCTTGGCGACGTGCGCACCTGCGTCGGCCTTTCGCAATCACCCCTGACCAAGGCTTCGGCCCGCGATCCGCTTCCGCCAATCGATCAGCTGGCGGTTGCGGTTCTCCCATTCGTCAACATGAGCAGTGATCCGGAACAGGAACACTTCAGCGACGGGATTACCGAAGACATCATCACCGACCTCTCGAGGGTTTCGGAACTGAGAGTCATTCCGCGCAGTTCGGTCTTCACCTTCAAGGGCAAGAATGTCGACACGGCTGTGATTGCACGCCAGCTCAATGTGACCCACCTGCTTGAAGGCAGCGTGCGCAGGTCTGGCAATCGCGTGCGCCTCACTGCGCAGCTCATCGATGCCGCAACCAGCAATCATGTCTGGGCACAGCGCTACGATCGCGAATTGAGTGACATCTTCGATCTGCAGGATGAGTTGTCGACAGCGATTATCGAAGCATTGAAGTTACGGCTGGTCCCGACGGCACCGGGTACATGTGCCTTGCCAGGCACGCGAAACCTGGAAGCTTACGATCTCTTCAACCGGGCAAGGGCCTTGGCCGGAACGATGGAGATCGCCAGGCTCTTCTCCGCACCGGATCTCTATCGCCAATGCCTGGCGATCGATCCGGACTTCGGTCAGGCCTGGGTCGACTACGGACTGACCCTGTTTACCGTGCTGACCTACATGCCCAAGAACCTCTTCGACAGCTGGGAGGACCTCGACCTTGCGTGCAAAAGGTCGATCGAGCTGGCGCCGGATAACAACACCAGCCTCAGCCTGACTGCCTACAAGGCACAATGGGAATACGATTGGCCAGCTGCCGCCGCGGCGATTTCACGGATTGAGACAATTCCGGACTGGTCTACCGGTTTGTTGTCTGTTCAATGGGGCTTGGGGTATCTGGCCGATGGCATCGAGACGTGTCTAGCCTGGTGCAAGTCGGAACCAATGATCCTGCAAAGTTCCCTGTCGCTGCAGATGGCGTTCGACCTCGCTCATCGTCCAGAGGAAGCGGCTAGAGAATACATCCGCAGCAAGAGCTTGCTGGGCTCTCGTTCGGCGACCGACCTGTTCGCGATGTACAGAGCGATGGTAGCCGGCGACCACGATGCCGCTCGGGGTCATCTGCAAGCGATAGTCGATCAAGGCGAATTCCCGGGAGTGTTCTGGCAGGATGTCCTGGACCGCTTCGACGATCCGCCAAATGCTCTCCAATACCTGCGTGGTGACTTTTCGAATCCTGAAGCGGATCACACGCTGCGTATGCTGTTGATTGCCGAGTTTGCCGCCTACTTCGGAGACGAAGACCTTGCGTTCGCCGCCCTTCGCAAAGGGCTGGTCGAGCAAAGGCACGGCTTCGGTGTCATTCACCTGTGGTTCCCGATTTATCGCGAACTGCGCAAGAGCCCGCGCTTCAAGCAGATATTGGTCGACATCGGACTTGTCGATTTCTGGCGAAAGAGCGGCAGATGGGGCGACTTCGTCCGGCCACTGGGTGACGACGACTTCGAGCTGATTGGCTGA
- a CDS encoding putative quinol monooxygenase has translation MLLIVGTFRLPPENLASARQAMKSMVDASRAEPGCLQYDYAEDVFDPGLIHVIERWADRPALDAHLASDHISAWRASWSDFGIGDRDLCLFEGDDPKPV, from the coding sequence ATGCTGCTGATCGTTGGCACTTTCCGGCTGCCGCCCGAGAACCTCGCTTCTGCGCGGCAAGCCATGAAATCGATGGTCGATGCCAGCCGCGCTGAGCCCGGTTGCCTCCAATACGACTACGCCGAAGACGTCTTCGATCCGGGCCTGATCCACGTAATCGAACGCTGGGCCGATCGTCCGGCCCTCGACGCACATTTGGCGTCGGACCACATCAGTGCATGGCGCGCCAGCTGGAGCGATTTCGGCATCGGCGACCGCGACTTGTGCCTGTTTGAAGGCGACGATCCGAAACCGGTCTGA
- a CDS encoding inner membrane-spanning protein YciB produces the protein MSEAPAAKPKPKSGWLNILVDYGPLLVFLGVYKFYQPPVDHTFGEIAAVIYGTIAFMIAAVVALAFSKWKFGHVSPMLILSTTLIVGFGGLTIWLQDEKFIQIKPTAIYLLFGVLLIGGWLRGKALLQVLLEAAFEGVDQEGWLKLSRNWGVFFFALAALNEVLRMQLSFESWLWAKLWVFMPLSFLFTFTQIPMLLKHGLALDDVDEVAKDEPPTA, from the coding sequence ATGAGCGAAGCCCCAGCCGCCAAGCCGAAACCGAAGTCCGGCTGGCTCAACATCCTCGTCGACTATGGCCCGTTGCTGGTCTTCCTCGGCGTCTACAAATTCTACCAGCCGCCCGTCGACCACACCTTCGGCGAGATCGCGGCAGTGATCTACGGCACCATCGCCTTCATGATCGCGGCGGTCGTCGCGCTGGCCTTCAGCAAGTGGAAGTTCGGCCACGTCTCGCCGATGCTGATCCTTTCGACCACGCTGATCGTCGGCTTCGGCGGCCTGACCATCTGGCTGCAGGACGAGAAGTTCATCCAGATCAAACCGACCGCGATCTACCTGCTGTTCGGCGTCCTGCTGATCGGCGGCTGGCTGCGCGGCAAGGCGCTGCTTCAGGTCCTGCTCGAAGCCGCCTTCGAAGGCGTCGACCAGGAGGGCTGGCTCAAGCTGTCGCGCAACTGGGGCGTGTTCTTCTTCGCCCTCGCCGCACTCAACGAGGTCCTGCGCATGCAGCTGAGCTTCGAAAGCTGGCTCTGGGCCAAGCTGTGGGTGTTCATGCCGCTCAGCTTCCTCTTCACCTTCACCCAGATCCCGATGCTGCTGAAGCATGGGCTGGCACTCGACGATGTCGACGAGGTGGCCAAGGACGAACCGCCCACGGCGTAG
- the ftsY gene encoding signal recognition particle-docking protein FtsY → MSDKPSWTERLFGGFRKTSEKLTANLAETVSKAKLDDATLDDVEDALILSDLGPSAAARIREKLREKRFGLEISEKELKEAVAEEIAAILRPVAKPLEITAFPRPQVLLVIGVNGSGKTTTIAKLAHLFQEDDYAVMLAAGDTFRAAAIGQLATWAERVGVPIVRGPEGGDPASIVFDAVKQATDVGTDVLIVDTAGRLQNKRELMDELAKIRKVLGRLNPEAPHDVVLVLDATNGQNALAQIDVFKEVAGVTGLVMTKLDGTARGGVLVQAAEQYGLPIHAIGVGEKIDDLRPFDPDLVARVIAGVA, encoded by the coding sequence ATGAGTGACAAACCGAGCTGGACCGAACGCCTGTTCGGCGGCTTCCGCAAGACTTCCGAGAAGCTGACCGCCAATCTCGCCGAAACGGTGAGCAAGGCGAAGCTCGACGATGCGACGCTCGACGATGTCGAGGATGCGCTGATCCTCTCCGACCTCGGCCCTTCCGCTGCTGCGCGCATCCGCGAGAAGCTGCGCGAGAAGCGCTTCGGCCTCGAAATCAGCGAGAAGGAACTGAAGGAAGCCGTGGCCGAGGAAATCGCCGCGATCCTGCGTCCGGTGGCGAAACCGCTCGAGATCACTGCCTTCCCGCGTCCGCAGGTGCTGCTGGTGATCGGCGTCAACGGCAGCGGCAAGACCACCACCATCGCCAAGCTCGCGCACCTCTTCCAGGAAGACGACTATGCCGTGATGCTGGCGGCAGGAGACACCTTCCGCGCCGCCGCCATCGGCCAGCTGGCCACCTGGGCAGAGCGCGTCGGCGTCCCCATCGTGCGCGGACCCGAGGGCGGCGATCCGGCGAGCATCGTGTTCGACGCGGTCAAGCAGGCGACCGACGTCGGCACCGACGTGCTGATCGTCGACACCGCCGGCCGCCTCCAGAACAAGCGCGAGCTGATGGACGAACTGGCCAAGATCCGCAAAGTCCTCGGCCGTCTCAACCCCGAGGCGCCGCACGATGTCGTGCTCGTGCTCGATGCCACCAACGGGCAGAACGCGCTCGCGCAGATCGACGTGTTCAAGGAAGTCGCGGGCGTCACCGGCCTCGTCATGACGAAGCTCGACGGCACCGCGCGCGGCGGCGTCCTGGTGCAGGCGGCAGAACAGTATGGCCTTCCCATCCATGCCATCGGCGTGGGTGAGAAGATCGACGATTTGCGCCCCTTCGACCCCGACCTTGTCGCGCGCGTAATCGCGGGAGTGGCCTGA
- a CDS encoding MiaB/RimO family radical SAM methylthiotransferase, producing MSAPQVISLGCRLNISESEQIRAMLAQERDLVVVNSCAVTSEAVRQTRQAIRRARRDNPAARLLVTGCATEVEREQLAAMPEVDGFVANTAKLDPRAWNVPAAVPAPQDRTRAFIAVQNGCDHACTFCIIPQGRGPSRSLTIAQVLAEVERHLEYGASEVVLTGVDVTSWGHDLPGNPPLGELVQAVLDTFPNLTRLRMSSLDGIEIDPLLFELFAGEQRLMPHLHLSLQHGHDLVLKRMKRRHLRHHAVDLVERLVALRPDLAVGADLIAGFPTETDDHHAANLSIVRDLRIVHGHIFPYSPRPGTPAARMPQVERETVKRRAAQLRAVATQTRDEWLASLVDKPHSVLAERDGTGYTPHFARVALPHGTTPGEILTVTPQRYENGLLQ from the coding sequence TTGAGCGCACCGCAGGTCATTTCGCTCGGCTGTCGCCTGAACATCTCCGAAAGCGAGCAGATTCGCGCGATGCTGGCGCAGGAGCGTGATCTCGTGGTCGTCAATAGCTGTGCCGTCACCAGCGAGGCTGTGCGCCAGACGCGGCAGGCCATCCGCAGGGCGCGGCGCGACAATCCGGCGGCGCGCCTGCTTGTCACCGGCTGCGCAACGGAAGTCGAGCGCGAGCAACTGGCCGCCATGCCCGAGGTCGACGGCTTCGTCGCCAATACGGCCAAGCTCGACCCGCGCGCGTGGAACGTACCCGCCGCGGTGCCTGCCCCGCAGGACCGTACCCGTGCCTTCATCGCGGTGCAGAACGGTTGCGACCATGCCTGCACTTTCTGCATCATCCCGCAAGGGCGCGGGCCGAGCCGTTCGCTGACCATCGCGCAAGTGCTTGCCGAGGTGGAAAGGCACCTCGAATACGGCGCATCGGAGGTGGTACTGACCGGGGTCGACGTCACCTCATGGGGTCACGACCTGCCCGGAAATCCGCCACTCGGCGAGCTCGTACAGGCAGTGCTCGACACTTTTCCGAACCTCACCCGCCTGCGCATGTCGTCCCTCGACGGGATCGAGATCGACCCGCTGCTGTTCGAACTTTTCGCCGGCGAGCAGCGGCTGATGCCCCACCTGCACCTCTCGCTCCAGCACGGGCACGATCTCGTCCTGAAGCGCATGAAGCGGCGACACCTGCGGCACCATGCTGTAGACCTTGTAGAGCGTCTCGTAGCGCTCCGCCCCGATCTTGCAGTGGGTGCGGACCTGATCGCGGGCTTCCCGACAGAGACCGACGACCATCACGCGGCGAACCTGTCGATCGTCCGCGACCTGCGGATCGTTCACGGCCACATCTTCCCCTACTCGCCCCGCCCCGGCACCCCTGCCGCGCGGATGCCGCAGGTCGAGCGCGAAACCGTCAAGCGCCGCGCCGCCCAACTTCGTGCGGTCGCCACGCAGACCCGCGACGAGTGGCTGGCGTCGCTCGTCGATAAGCCGCACAGCGTCCTCGCCGAGCGCGACGGGACGGGCTACACCCCGCACTTCGCACGCGTCGCCCTGCCCCATGGGACCACGCCCGGTGAAATCCTCACCGTCACGCCGCAACGATACGAGAATGGCCTGCTGCAATGA